A window of the Parabacteroides merdae ATCC 43184 genome harbors these coding sequences:
- the nrdG gene encoding anaerobic ribonucleoside-triphosphate reductase activating protein, whose translation MLSIIDIIEDTTVDGPGFRTAIYAAGCPNACPGCHNPESWDIKKGKQISTEEILTKVLADDFANVTFSGGDPMFQPEGFTKLAQAIKEKSRKNIWCYTGYTFERLLDNPKQAELLKYIDVLVDGKFKQALRDESLLFRGSSNQRLIDVKASLKANKTVLLELNYDL comes from the coding sequence GTGCTTTCCATCATTGATATCATAGAAGATACAACTGTCGACGGTCCGGGATTCCGGACCGCGATCTATGCGGCAGGTTGTCCGAACGCTTGTCCTGGCTGTCATAATCCCGAATCGTGGGACATAAAAAAGGGGAAACAAATATCGACGGAAGAGATTCTAACGAAGGTCTTGGCAGACGACTTTGCCAACGTGACCTTCAGCGGCGGCGACCCCATGTTCCAACCGGAAGGTTTCACCAAGCTGGCACAGGCGATCAAAGAAAAAAGCCGGAAAAACATCTGGTGTTATACCGGCTATACTTTCGAGCGTCTTCTGGACAATCCGAAACAGGCAGAGCTGCTCAAATACATCGACGTCTTGGTAGATGGTAAATTCAAACAAGCCCTACGCGATGAAAGCCTTCTTTTCCGTGGCAGCAGCAACCAACGCCTGATCGATGTCAAAGCTTCCCTAAAAGCCAACAAGACTGTCTTGTTGGAACTGAATTATGATTTATGA
- a CDS encoding anaerobic ribonucleoside triphosphate reductase, with product MIQTVIKRDGRIVGFNEEKIATAIRKAMLHTENGEDRELVRQITDHISFKGDSQMTVEAIQDAVELELMNSSRKDVAQKYIAYRNQRSIARKAKTRDMFLEIINIKSNDITRENANMNADTPAGMMMKFSSETTKPFVDDYLLSEEVKEAVENNYLHIHDKDYYPTKSLTCVQHPLDHILKYGFSAGHGESRPAKRIETASILGCISLETAQNEMHGGQAIPAFDFYLAPYVRNSFIEEIKNLEELNGQNYSHLYQQKLDDYVNRPLEGLSGDERIIQHAVNKTVSRVHQSMEAFIHNMNTIHSRGGNQVVFSSINYGTDTSAEGRCIIREILKSTYRGVGNGETAIFPIQIWKKKRGVSYLPEDRNYDLYQLACKVTARRFFPNFLNLDATFNQSEDWRADDPQRYMHEVATMGCRTRVFENRFGPKTSIGRGNLSFSTINIVRLAIECMHIENKEERIAQFFAKLDHMLDITARQLHERMEFQKTAYAKQFPLLMSSLWLGSEKLKPNDTIAPVINQGTLGIGFIGLAECLVALTGKHHGEDAASQELGLKIVSYIRNRANQFSEEYQHNYSVLATPAEGLSGKFTRRDRKKFGSLPGITDRDYYTNSNHVPVYYKCSARHKAEVEAPYHEMTRGGHIFYVEMDGDATHNPEVIMQVVDMMDRYNIGYGSVNHNRNRCLDCGYENAETHLEKCPKCGSIHLDKLQRITGYLVGTTDRWNKAKLAELNDRVVHN from the coding sequence ATGATTCAGACAGTTATTAAACGTGATGGACGTATCGTTGGATTCAACGAAGAAAAGATAGCAACAGCTATCCGCAAAGCGATGTTGCACACAGAAAACGGGGAAGACCGGGAGCTGGTTCGCCAGATCACGGATCATATTTCTTTCAAAGGCGACTCGCAAATGACTGTCGAAGCCATCCAAGACGCTGTCGAGTTGGAGCTGATGAACAGTAGCCGCAAAGACGTTGCACAAAAATACATAGCTTACCGCAACCAGCGCAGTATCGCCCGCAAAGCCAAGACACGCGATATGTTCCTGGAGATCATCAATATCAAATCCAACGACATCACCCGCGAGAATGCCAATATGAATGCCGACACGCCCGCCGGCATGATGATGAAGTTCTCCAGCGAAACGACCAAGCCGTTCGTTGACGATTACTTGTTGAGCGAAGAGGTCAAGGAGGCGGTAGAAAACAACTATCTGCATATCCATGATAAAGACTATTATCCGACCAAGAGCCTCACATGCGTACAACATCCGTTGGACCACATCCTGAAATACGGTTTTTCAGCCGGACATGGCGAATCACGCCCGGCAAAGCGTATCGAAACAGCCAGTATTTTAGGCTGTATCTCGCTCGAAACAGCCCAGAACGAAATGCATGGTGGTCAGGCGATCCCGGCATTCGATTTCTATCTGGCTCCTTACGTGCGCAATAGTTTTATCGAAGAAATCAAGAACCTGGAAGAACTGAACGGACAGAATTATTCACATCTCTACCAGCAGAAACTGGATGACTATGTGAATCGTCCGCTCGAAGGATTGAGTGGCGACGAACGTATCATCCAACATGCCGTCAATAAAACTGTCAGCCGCGTGCATCAATCGATGGAAGCCTTTATCCACAATATGAACACCATCCATTCTCGTGGAGGCAACCAAGTAGTATTCAGTTCCATCAATTACGGAACGGACACTTCTGCCGAAGGACGCTGTATCATTCGCGAGATATTGAAAAGCACATATCGCGGAGTCGGCAATGGCGAAACGGCCATCTTCCCGATTCAGATATGGAAAAAGAAACGCGGGGTAAGCTATCTGCCGGAAGACCGTAACTACGACCTTTACCAGCTTGCCTGCAAGGTTACAGCTCGCCGTTTCTTCCCGAACTTCCTCAACCTCGACGCGACATTCAACCAGAGCGAAGACTGGCGTGCCGATGATCCGCAACGTTATATGCACGAAGTTGCGACCATGGGATGCCGCACGCGTGTATTCGAGAACCGCTTCGGTCCGAAAACATCTATCGGCCGCGGTAACCTCTCTTTCTCGACAATCAATATCGTACGCCTCGCTATCGAATGCATGCACATTGAAAACAAGGAAGAACGGATCGCCCAATTCTTTGCCAAGCTCGACCACATGCTGGATATAACCGCCCGCCAACTACACGAGCGCATGGAATTCCAAAAAACGGCATATGCCAAACAGTTCCCGTTGCTGATGTCATCTCTTTGGCTGGGTAGCGAGAAATTGAAACCGAACGACACGATCGCACCCGTTATCAATCAGGGTACATTGGGGATCGGTTTTATCGGCCTGGCAGAATGCCTGGTCGCCCTCACCGGCAAACACCACGGCGAAGATGCGGCTTCGCAGGAGTTAGGCCTGAAGATCGTCAGCTATATCCGTAACAGGGCCAATCAGTTTTCAGAGGAATACCAGCATAATTACAGCGTACTGGCAACACCGGCCGAAGGCTTGTCGGGCAAATTTACCCGTCGTGACCGTAAGAAATTCGGTTCGTTGCCCGGTATCACGGACCGCGACTACTATACAAACTCCAACCATGTACCCGTTTATTACAAATGTAGCGCCCGCCACAAGGCAGAAGTGGAGGCTCCCTATCACGAGATGACACGCGGAGGCCATATCTTCTATGTCGAAATGGATGGAGACGCGACCCATAACCCGGAAGTGATCATGCAAGTTGTCGATATGATGGACCGTTATAATATTGGCTACGGTTCCGTCAACCACAATCGTAACCGCTGCCTCGACTGCGGCTACGAAAATGCGGAAACCCATTTGGAGAAATGTCCGAAATGCGGCAGTATCCATCTCGACAAACTACAGCGCATCACCGGCTACCTGGTCGGTACGACAGATCGCTGGAACAAAGCGAAACTGGCAGAACTGAACGACAGGGTCGTCCATAATTAA
- a CDS encoding F0F1 ATP synthase subunit gamma: MASLKEIKVRIASIRSTQKITAAMKMVSSAKLHHTQTQTEHTLLYANKLSAILNGLLDAECDLESPYTEKREVKQVALAVFSSSSGLCGTFNANVWKELSARLHELEAQHTAVCLYPIGKKIADELHKAGYTTEDDFLHLGEKPSYEEAVRLAGKLMELFSSGKADRVELLYHHFKNMATQVLTHKVYLPVTLPQASVENTVPTTDYILEPSPESLQALLFPKLLNLTIYTTLLDTTTSEHAARMMAMQTANDNANDLIQELTLQYNKTRQQAITNELLDIMGGQ, translated from the coding sequence ATGGCATCATTAAAAGAAATAAAAGTTCGGATCGCGTCTATCCGGAGTACGCAAAAGATCACCGCAGCCATGAAAATGGTATCTTCAGCGAAACTCCATCATACCCAGACGCAAACCGAACACACACTCCTTTATGCAAACAAACTTTCCGCCATCTTAAACGGTCTTTTAGATGCGGAATGCGATCTGGAATCACCTTACACTGAAAAGCGTGAGGTGAAACAGGTCGCTCTCGCCGTTTTCTCATCCAGCAGCGGACTATGCGGCACGTTCAATGCCAACGTATGGAAAGAGCTATCTGCCCGTTTGCACGAATTAGAAGCACAACACACCGCCGTCTGCCTCTACCCCATCGGGAAAAAGATTGCTGACGAACTGCACAAGGCGGGCTATACGACTGAGGACGATTTTCTTCATTTAGGAGAGAAACCTTCGTACGAAGAGGCTGTCCGCCTCGCCGGAAAACTGATGGAGCTCTTTTCTTCGGGTAAGGCCGATCGAGTGGAGCTGCTTTACCATCATTTCAAGAATATGGCCACACAGGTATTGACCCATAAAGTCTATCTGCCGGTCACCCTGCCACAGGCCTCGGTTGAAAACACCGTCCCGACAACCGATTACATCCTGGAACCGTCGCCGGAAAGCCTTCAGGCATTGCTTTTTCCGAAGCTGCTCAACTTAACGATTTACACGACATTACTCGACACAACGACATCCGAGCATGCCGCCCGCATGATGGCGATGCAAACGGCCAACGACAATGCCAACGACCTGATCCAGGAATTGACCTTGCAATATAACAAAACCCGCCAGCAGGCTATCACCAACGAGCTGTTGGATATTATGGGAGGACAGTAA
- the atpA gene encoding F0F1 ATP synthase subunit alpha: protein MTDQIKVSEVSAILRQQLEGISTGIRTEEVGTVLQVSDGVARIYGLDNAEANELLQFDNGMEAIVMNLEEDNVGAVLLGPTDQVKEGDIVKRTGRIASINVSEGMIGRVIDPLGNPIDGKGEITGEACEMPLERKAPGVIFRQPVNEPLQTGIKAVDAMIPIGRGQRELIIGDRQTGKTSIAIDTIINQRGNYEAGNPVYCIYVAIGQKGSTVASLVNTLQEKGAMDYTIIVSATASDPAAMQYFAPFAGAAIGEYFRDSGRHALVVYDDLSKQAVAYREVSLILRRPSGREAYPGDIFYLHSRLLERAAKIINQPEVARQMNDLPDSMKDKVKGGGSLTALPIIETQAGDVSAYIPTNVISITDGQIFLETDLFNQGNRPAINVGISVSRVGGNAQLKAMKKVAGTLKIDQAQFRELESFSKFGGEMDAVTAFTIDKGQKNTQLLIQPQYSPMPVEDQIAILYCGTQGLLKGVPLDKVHDFEKEFLHELHTSHQHDVLDILKTGTINDDIRKKLEETAKQLTMNN from the coding sequence ATGACAGATCAGATAAAAGTGAGTGAAGTTTCCGCCATCCTGCGCCAGCAATTGGAAGGGATCAGTACTGGTATCCGGACGGAAGAAGTAGGTACGGTGCTCCAGGTGAGCGATGGCGTAGCCCGGATTTACGGTCTCGACAATGCCGAGGCTAACGAACTCCTGCAGTTCGACAACGGGATGGAAGCGATCGTGATGAACCTGGAAGAGGACAACGTGGGAGCTGTCCTGCTGGGACCAACAGACCAGGTAAAGGAAGGCGACATCGTCAAACGCACAGGACGTATTGCCTCCATCAATGTCAGCGAAGGTATGATCGGACGTGTGATCGACCCGCTCGGAAACCCTATCGACGGAAAAGGGGAAATCACGGGAGAAGCCTGTGAGATGCCACTCGAACGCAAGGCGCCGGGGGTTATCTTCCGCCAGCCCGTCAACGAACCGTTACAGACCGGTATCAAGGCTGTCGATGCAATGATCCCAATCGGACGCGGACAGCGCGAACTGATCATCGGAGACCGCCAGACCGGAAAGACCTCCATTGCCATCGACACGATCATCAACCAGCGTGGCAACTACGAAGCCGGTAACCCAGTCTACTGCATCTATGTAGCAATCGGACAGAAGGGTTCTACCGTCGCCTCGCTTGTCAACACGTTGCAAGAAAAAGGCGCGATGGACTATACGATCATTGTCAGCGCGACAGCATCCGATCCGGCAGCCATGCAATATTTCGCTCCTTTTGCGGGTGCCGCCATCGGTGAATATTTCCGGGACAGCGGACGTCATGCTTTAGTTGTCTACGACGACCTTTCGAAACAGGCGGTCGCCTATCGAGAGGTCTCCCTGATCCTGCGCCGTCCTTCCGGACGCGAGGCATATCCGGGAGATATCTTCTACCTGCATTCCCGTCTGCTCGAACGAGCTGCCAAGATCATCAATCAGCCCGAAGTGGCCCGGCAGATGAACGACCTGCCAGACAGCATGAAGGACAAGGTAAAAGGCGGCGGTTCCCTGACTGCCCTGCCGATCATCGAAACCCAGGCGGGTGACGTGTCAGCCTACATCCCTACGAACGTCATTTCCATTACCGACGGGCAGATCTTCCTCGAAACTGACCTCTTCAACCAAGGAAACCGTCCGGCTATCAACGTCGGTATCTCGGTATCTCGTGTAGGAGGTAACGCCCAGCTAAAGGCGATGAAGAAGGTGGCTGGAACGCTGAAGATCGACCAGGCACAGTTTCGCGAACTGGAATCGTTTTCCAAATTCGGCGGTGAGATGGATGCCGTTACGGCGTTCACAATCGACAAGGGGCAAAAGAACACGCAACTGCTGATACAGCCCCAATACAGCCCGATGCCTGTAGAAGACCAGATCGCCATCCTCTACTGCGGTACACAGGGATTGCTGAAAGGAGTCCCGTTGGATAAAGTGCACGACTTCGAAAAGGAATTCCTGCACGAACTGCATACATCACACCAGCACGACGTACTGGACATCCTGAAAACCGGAACTATCAACGACGATATCCGGAAGAAACTGGAAGAAACAGCAAAACAACTGACAATGAACAATTGA
- a CDS encoding F0F1 ATP synthase subunit delta has protein sequence MDIGTISSRYAKALFSLAKEKGLETRVYDDMKMLADSFSLEPGLRVALGNPILPAEEKLKLLTAAGGIEVSDLYERFMHLVLEHKRESLLLFMAHIYIHLYRKDKRITRVQFSTAVPVSEEVKVHLQNKLKEETGSTIEFSGIVQPELIGGFRLRIGNYRIDASYATQLRDIRSRLLENR, from the coding sequence ATGGATATAGGAACAATCTCTTCCCGGTATGCGAAAGCCCTTTTCTCCTTAGCGAAGGAGAAAGGACTGGAAACGCGGGTATACGATGATATGAAGATGCTGGCAGACAGCTTCTCGCTCGAACCCGGACTGCGGGTTGCCCTTGGCAATCCGATCCTCCCGGCAGAGGAAAAGCTCAAGCTGCTGACAGCGGCAGGCGGCATAGAGGTCTCCGACTTGTATGAACGTTTCATGCACCTCGTACTGGAACATAAACGGGAAAGCCTCCTGCTCTTCATGGCGCATATCTATATCCACCTGTACCGGAAAGACAAACGCATCACCCGCGTGCAGTTCAGTACCGCAGTTCCGGTAAGCGAGGAAGTGAAAGTACATCTCCAGAACAAGCTGAAGGAAGAGACAGGCAGCACCATCGAATTCTCCGGCATTGTACAACCGGAGCTGATCGGCGGTTTTCGCCTGCGTATCGGGAACTACCGGATAGATGCCAGCTATGCGACACAGCTACGGGATATCCGTAGCCGGTTACTCGAAAACAGATAA
- the atpF gene encoding F0F1 ATP synthase subunit B, translating into MSLLTPDSGLLFWMIVSFGIVFVILSKYGFPVIIKAVEQRKAYIDNSLETARQANEQLANIQAEGARILAEAKEKQNAILKEAFAEKEQIIDEAHRKAAAETRLQVEEAARRIREEKEKAIREVRSEIADLSIAIAEKVMKEKISRDKEQQQIIDRLLDEVSFCKS; encoded by the coding sequence ATGTCATTATTAACACCGGATTCGGGACTTCTGTTCTGGATGATCGTTTCATTCGGGATTGTCTTTGTCATCCTTTCCAAATACGGATTTCCTGTCATCATCAAGGCAGTGGAACAACGGAAAGCCTACATCGACAACTCTCTTGAAACGGCTCGCCAGGCGAATGAACAGCTTGCCAATATCCAGGCCGAAGGGGCCCGGATACTTGCCGAAGCAAAGGAAAAACAGAATGCCATCCTGAAAGAAGCATTTGCCGAAAAGGAACAAATCATCGACGAAGCTCACCGGAAAGCTGCCGCCGAAACTCGTTTGCAGGTGGAAGAGGCAGCCCGACGTATCCGCGAAGAGAAGGAGAAAGCAATCCGCGAGGTCCGTTCCGAGATTGCCGACCTTTCGATCGCCATAGCAGAGAAGGTGATGAAAGAAAAGATCAGCCGCGACAAGGAACAACAACAAATCATCGACCGGCTGTTGGATGAGGTATCGTTTTGTAAATCGTAA
- the atpE gene encoding ATP synthase F0 subunit C, producing MLSTILLQAAAGMGIAKMGATIGAGFAAIGAGIGIGLIGKGAVEAIGRQPSAAGEIRTSMLIMGALVEGVALFAIVVCFLALFQ from the coding sequence ATGTTATCGACTATTTTATTACAAGCAGCTGCCGGAATGGGCATAGCGAAGATGGGAGCAACAATCGGAGCGGGATTTGCCGCTATCGGTGCAGGTATAGGTATCGGTCTGATCGGAAAAGGAGCTGTCGAAGCAATCGGCCGCCAGCCTTCTGCAGCGGGCGAGATCCGTACCTCGATGTTGATCATGGGAGCTCTGGTTGAAGGTGTGGCGTTGTTTGCCATCGTGGTATGTTTCCTGGCTTTGTTCCAATAA
- the atpB gene encoding F0F1 ATP synthase subunit A, with product MMNNIKNNRLIWIVLLMWLCFLAPAHADSKKEGIDVQDIVFSHIQDAYTWHITEWNGKEIAISLPILVKSEERGWDMFLSHHLHHGQAHHNYYIATEGEHAGKVVEKNSRGEEVRPVDLSLTKNVCGLFLSCGILLFVVLRTARWYKRHPNQVPSGFTGLMEMIISYIQDGVIKESIGKEEYRPFSSYLLTVFFFILINNLIGIIPVFPGGANITGNIAVTAVLAGCTFIAVNLFATKEYWKEIFWPKAPIYLKLPLPIMPFVEFFGVFTKPFALMIRLFANIMAGHTIILALTCLIFITVSMGLLVNFGMTIVSVLFCAFMNCLELLVACLQAYIFTLLSANYIGLAKVKD from the coding sequence ATGATGAACAATATCAAAAATAACAGGTTGATATGGATAGTATTGCTGATGTGGCTCTGTTTTCTGGCCCCGGCTCATGCTGATTCCAAAAAGGAAGGCATCGATGTCCAGGATATTGTCTTTTCGCATATCCAAGACGCTTACACCTGGCATATTACTGAATGGAACGGAAAGGAGATCGCCATCTCTCTGCCGATATTGGTCAAAAGTGAAGAGCGTGGATGGGACATGTTCCTCTCCCACCATTTACATCACGGCCAAGCGCATCACAACTATTATATCGCTACAGAAGGCGAACACGCCGGCAAGGTGGTGGAAAAGAACAGCCGCGGAGAAGAGGTGCGTCCGGTCGACTTGTCGCTGACCAAGAATGTTTGCGGCCTGTTCCTGAGTTGCGGCATCCTGCTGTTCGTAGTTCTACGGACCGCCCGTTGGTACAAGAGACATCCGAACCAGGTTCCGAGCGGGTTTACCGGCTTGATGGAAATGATTATTTCCTACATACAAGACGGCGTCATCAAGGAGTCGATCGGCAAAGAAGAGTACAGGCCGTTTTCCTCTTATCTGCTGACGGTCTTCTTCTTTATCCTGATCAACAATCTGATCGGAATCATCCCGGTCTTTCCGGGAGGGGCCAACATCACCGGCAACATTGCGGTCACGGCCGTCTTGGCGGGATGTACGTTTATCGCTGTCAACCTGTTTGCGACAAAGGAATACTGGAAAGAGATATTTTGGCCGAAAGCACCGATCTATCTGAAACTGCCGTTGCCAATCATGCCTTTTGTCGAGTTTTTCGGCGTATTCACCAAGCCGTTCGCCCTGATGATCCGTCTGTTTGCCAATATCATGGCAGGACATACGATCATCCTCGCCCTCACCTGCCTGATCTTTATCACGGTATCGATGGGGTTGTTGGTGAATTTCGGAATGACGATCGTTTCGGTGCTGTTCTGCGCGTTCATGAACTGTCTGGAATTGCTGGTGGCTTGTCTGCAAGCATATATATTCACATTATTGTCAGCCAATTATATAGGTTTGGCTAAGGTTAAAGATTAA
- a CDS encoding F0F1 ATP synthase subunit epsilon: protein MRLEIVSPDGILFEGEAERVSFPGAAGSFDILPHHAPLIAALRQGTIQYEHDGKKGEQAIKSGFVEVKDDYISVCIE, encoded by the coding sequence ATGAGATTGGAAATTGTATCACCGGACGGCATTCTTTTCGAAGGCGAAGCAGAGCGTGTTTCCTTTCCGGGAGCAGCCGGTTCATTTGATATCCTCCCCCATCATGCCCCGCTGATAGCCGCCCTCCGACAGGGAACCATCCAATATGAACACGATGGCAAAAAAGGCGAACAGGCTATCAAGAGCGGATTCGTAGAGGTTAAGGATGATTACATATCTGTTTGCATCGAATAA
- the atpD gene encoding F0F1 ATP synthase subunit beta: MGEIKGYISQVIGPVVDIHFDNGKEEKITLPRIHDAMEITRPNGKILIVEVQQHIGENTVRTVAMDTTDGLKRGMEAISHGSPITMPVGDQVKGRLMNVTGNPIDGMTELDKKGALPIHREPPKFEDLTTSREVLYTGIKVIDLLEPYSKGGKIGLFGGAGVGKTVLIMELINNIAKKNNGFSVFAGVGERTREGNDLLREMIQSGVIRYGEEFKKSMEAGHWDLSKIDYDELAKSQATLVFGQMNEPPGARSSVALSGLTIAESFRDLAAEGETKDILFFIDNIFRFTQAGSEVSALLGRMPSAVGYQPTLATEMGAMQERITSTKKGSITSVQAVYVPADDLTDPAPATTFTHLDATTVLSRKITELGIYPAVDPLESTSRILDPLIVGKEHYETAQRVKQILQRNKELQDIISILGMEELSDEDRLTVNRARRVQRFLSQPFSVAEQFTGVPGVMVSIEDTIRGFKMIMDGETDDIPEQAFLNVGTIEDVMEKAKRLAEQAN; encoded by the coding sequence ATGGGAGAAATAAAAGGTTATATCTCACAGGTTATCGGTCCGGTCGTGGACATTCATTTCGATAATGGCAAGGAAGAAAAGATAACACTTCCCCGCATTCACGATGCAATGGAGATAACCCGCCCCAATGGAAAAATCCTGATTGTGGAAGTCCAACAGCATATTGGGGAAAACACGGTCCGTACCGTAGCGATGGATACGACAGACGGACTGAAGAGAGGAATGGAAGCCATTTCGCACGGTTCGCCCATCACGATGCCGGTCGGCGACCAGGTAAAAGGGCGTTTGATGAACGTAACGGGGAATCCCATTGACGGAATGACCGAACTCGACAAGAAAGGGGCTCTTCCGATCCATCGTGAACCGCCCAAGTTCGAAGACCTGACCACCAGCCGTGAAGTCTTATACACCGGTATCAAGGTGATCGACCTGCTCGAACCTTACTCCAAAGGAGGCAAGATCGGTCTGTTCGGGGGAGCTGGCGTAGGAAAGACGGTCCTGATCATGGAGTTGATCAACAACATCGCGAAGAAGAACAACGGATTCTCCGTCTTTGCTGGTGTGGGTGAACGTACACGCGAAGGAAACGATCTGCTGCGCGAGATGATCCAATCCGGAGTCATCCGCTACGGCGAAGAATTCAAGAAAAGCATGGAGGCAGGTCATTGGGATTTGTCCAAGATCGATTATGATGAACTGGCCAAGTCGCAGGCGACACTGGTCTTCGGCCAGATGAACGAACCGCCGGGAGCCCGCTCTTCGGTAGCCCTTTCAGGACTGACGATCGCCGAGTCTTTTCGTGACCTGGCGGCAGAGGGGGAAACAAAAGACATCCTTTTCTTTATCGACAATATCTTCCGGTTCACACAGGCCGGTTCGGAAGTATCCGCCCTGCTGGGACGTATGCCGTCCGCCGTCGGTTACCAGCCGACACTGGCCACCGAGATGGGAGCCATGCAGGAACGCATCACTTCCACTAAGAAAGGTTCCATCACTTCCGTTCAGGCAGTTTATGTGCCAGCAGACGACCTGACGGACCCGGCTCCGGCAACGACCTTTACACATCTGGATGCCACCACGGTATTGAGCCGTAAGATCACCGAACTCGGTATCTATCCGGCCGTCGACCCGTTGGAATCCACTTCGCGCATCCTGGACCCGTTGATCGTGGGCAAAGAGCATTACGAAACGGCACAGCGTGTGAAACAAATCCTCCAACGCAACAAGGAACTGCAAGACATCATCTCGATCCTCGGCATGGAAGAACTTTCCGACGAAGACCGCCTGACCGTCAACCGCGCTCGCCGTGTACAGCGTTTCCTTTCACAGCCGTTCTCCGTGGCGGAACAATTCACCGGTGTACCGGGCGTCATGGTCTCCATCGAAGATACGATCCGAGGATTCAAGATGATCATGGACGGAGAGACGGACGATATCCCCGAACAGGCTTTCTTGAACGTAGGCACAATCGAGGACGTGATGGAAAAAGCAAAGCGATTGGCTGAACAAGCAAATTAA